In Sciurus carolinensis chromosome 17, mSciCar1.2, whole genome shotgun sequence, one genomic interval encodes:
- the Tmem158 gene encoding transmembrane protein 158 has protein sequence MLPLLAALLAAACPLPPAHGGAADAPGFLGAPPNASVNASSVDESVAPRLLASAAPGSPERPGPEEAAAATPCNISVQRQMLSSLLVRWGRPRGFQCDLLLFSTNAHGRAFFAAAFHRVGPPLLIEHLGLAAGGAQQDLRLCVGCGWVRGRRPGRLRPAAATATAGAPTALPAYPAAEPPGPLWLQGEPLHFCCLDFSLEELQGESGWRLNRKPIESTLVACFMTLVIVVWSVAALIWPVPIIAGFLPNGMEQRRTTASATAAAPAAVPAGTTAAAAAAAAAAAAAAAVTSGVTTK, from the coding sequence ATGCTGCCCCTGCTCGCCGCGCTGCTGGCCGCAGCCTGCCCACTGCCGCCCGCCCACGGAGGGGCCGCGGATGCGCCGGGCTTCCTCGGGGCGCCCCCCAACGCCTCGGTCAACGCGTCGTCCGTGGACGAGTCCGTCGCCCCGCGGCTGCTGGCCTCGGCGGCCCCGGGATCCCCCGAGCGTCCGGGCccggaggaggcggcggcggcgacgcCGTGCAACATCAGCGTGCAGCGGCAGATGCTGAGTTCGCTGCTTGTGCGCTGGGGCCGCCCGCGAGGCTTCCAGTGCGACCTGCTGCTCTTCTCCACCAACGCGCACGGCCGCGCCTTCTTCGCCGCCGCCTTCCACCGTGTCGGGCCGCCGTTGCTAATCGAGCACCTTGGGCTGGCAGCGGGTGGCGCGCAGCAGGACCTGCGCCTCTGTGTGGGTTGCGGCTGGGTGCGCGGCCGCCGCCCTGGCCGCCTCCGGCCCGCCGCGGCCACTGCCACCGCCGGGGCGCCCACCGCGCTGCCCGCCTACCCAGCGGCGGAGCCGCCCGGGCCGCTGTGGCTGCAGGGTGAGCCGCTGCATTTCTGCTGCCTGGACTTCAGCCTGGAGGAGCTGCAGGGCGAGTCGGGCTGGAGGCTGAACCGCAAGCCCATCGAATCCACGCTGGTGGCCTGCTTCATGACCCTGGTCATCGTCGTGTGGAGCGTGGCCGCCCTCATCTGGCCAGTGCCCATCATCGCCGGTTTTCTGCCCAACGGCATGGAGCAGCGCCGGACCACCGCCAGCGCTACTGCGGCCGCCCCCGCCGCAGTGCCGGCGGGGACCaccgcggccgccgccgccgccgcagctgCAGCCGCTGCCGCTGCGGCCGTCACCTCGGGGGTGACCACCAAGTGA